CGTCGCGGTCGGTGGTGTGCTCGATGAAATCGACGCTCATTTCGGCATCGGAGAGACTCGCCTTGCCAAAGGGGGCGCGGCGCGTGATATGGGCAAGCTTCGTGGAACAGAACGCGTAGAGATAGATGCCATCGGAGAGCAGCAGATTGAATACCCCCATTTCGCGCAATCGCAGGCAACCATCGTGAAGATAGCGCCACATGTCTTCCGGGTTCTTGGGCGGTTCGCTGAAGTGACGCCGCAGCTCCCCCAGTAGATAACAGAAGGCATGTTCGCTATCGGTATCGCCCACCGGGCGATAGAAGCTCAGCGGCAGTGAGGACCAGCCATTGAGCTGACCATTGTGAGCATAGCACCACTGCCGCCCCCACATTTCGCGCGTGAAGGGGTGAGTATTGGCCAGCCGCACCTGGCCTACGTTGGCCTGGCGAATGTGACTGATGACCACATGGGACTTGATCGGATATTCGCAGATCAGTCGTGCGATAGGAGAGTCCGCCGAGGGATGGGGGTCGCGAAAGTCGCGATAGCCACCCTCTTCATAGAAGGCGATACCCCAGCCATCCCGGTGGGGCCCGGTGCCGCCGCCGCGAGTCAGAAATCCGGTAAAGCTGAAGCAGATATCGGTGGGAACATTGGCACTCATGCCAAGCAGTTCACACATTCGGCACCCTCCGCCGGCGCGACCGATGTCTGGCCTGCGACCGTCGCCGCCAGCCCAGCAGCAGTACGACAAACGCCAACGCCACGAGTGCCCATACCAACCAGCGGCTCGTCGCCTGGGGATCCAGGCCCAGCTCCCTTGCACCCTGCTCCAATCGTGGCACCGCCTGTTGCCACAACGCCTGGGCCTGCCTCGGCAGACGGTTGATGGCATTGACGACACGATCCGCAAGCGGAGGGGTGTATTCCGCGACCTCGGGCTCGGGCTCACTGGGCAGGCGTTCGGCGTGCAGCCTGGGGGCCTCCAGCAGTGCGGCATCAAGACCGATATTTGCTTGGGCATTGAGCAGGATGCGCGGCAGACGCAGCTCATGCTCCTGGCCATCGAACTCGACGATGGCACGCAGCAACAAGGGGACGCTGGTCTCGTCAGGCAGCGTCGGCAGTTCGATGCGCCAGCGACGCTCACCGCTCGTCGCCACGTTCAACGCCTCCCCCTGCAGCTCAGCGAAAAGACGCGTATTGGCGACACTGAGCTGCGGATGTTCGGCACGCAGCTCGACCTCACGCTGCGCATCATCGACCTCGGCACTGATCGCGGGCAGCACGTTGACCGCCTGCACCCGCTGTCGCTGGAACGCCGTACTTGCCGCTTCGATCACCAGCCGCGCATTACCTGCCTGAGCCGGCGCCGGCAGCACGCCAACGAAGCGACCCCCATCGGGCTCGAGCAGGGTCGCTGTCTGCCGGTTACCCGGCAAGCCAAGCAACTCGGCCTGCACGCGCAGATCCTCGGGTAGCGCCTCCTGCTCCAGCATCTCGTCGCCTTCGGTCAGCCAGGCAGCCAGGGGCAGGGCAAAGCCCAGATAGAGCGTGGTGGGCAACTCACCGGTACGCAGTGCCAAGGGCGACGCGATGCCGATGCGGCTCTCGCTACCGATCGCCCCTTCGATTCGCCATTGGCCCGGCTGGGGCGAGGGGACGGTGATCAGATCGAAGCGCGGCTCGCTCTGCCTGCGTACCTCGCCACTGCGACTCTCGCGGCTGTAGCGGGTACCGTCGGGCGCGACCAGGGTCAACGGCGGTGAGTCAGGTTCATGGAAAAGCAGCGCAGTGAAGGAGTCGACCTGAGCGTCGATATCGAAACGCCCCTCCGCCAGGGGCACCTGATCGACAGGAAATATGCGCTGCAGAATATCCAGGAAGGCACGCAGCAGGGCATCGGGAGTTTCAGCCAGAGAGGCGAGCCCGTCGGTGCTCTGGGCAAGCTGTTCGGCCAGGGCCAGATCGGCATCGGGCGAGAAGGCAACGGCATGAATCACCACCCCTTGCTCGGCAAGCGCGGGTGCCAGCTGTTCGGTCAATGTACGTCGGGAGGCAGCGTCCCTGGCTTCCTTGTCCTGCCCGGCTGCGGGCAGGTCGATCATGCCGTCGGTCATCACAATCAGGTGTCGTTGCCCTTCACCGGTGGTGGCGTCATCTCGGCTGCCGGCCTGACGTACTGCCGCCTCGATATCGGTATAGGGTTGATAGTCGACGAGCGCCGGTTTCAACCTCAGCGCCTGCTCACGCCAGGCATCGTCTACCGGCGCCACCGGCAGGGGGTTGTCGACGCGCACACCGAAGGTCCAGAGCCCACCATGCACGCCGGAGGGAATCAGGGCAACCAGCAGCTCCAATGCACTGGCCCCAAGCTGTTCGGGATCGTTGTCGCGCATGCTGCCGGAGACGTCGAAGATGATCCGGACCTCCGCCACCGTGTCGCGATCCGCCTGACGATCGATCATCAACAGTGGTGCATCCCCGGAGGGAGGCTCCTGAAACGCTTGTGCTTGTGCCTGCGCCACCAGCGGCGCCAATGCCAACAACAGCCAGCTCAACCCCACCGCCAGAATGACGCGCATCATGTTTTCCTCAGCCGAGCTTCGGCTCCCGACGTTGGCGGGGGGCCGACGTGGGAGTCTGCTCACCACGGGGTCGTACCCCTCTTTCGCCTCTTTCGCCTCTTTCGCCTCTTTTCCTTCTCTCCCCTCTTTCATCCCGCTCCGCAACGTCCGGCGCCTCTCGCCCGCGCAGCAACCACCACAGGCCGATACCCGCAGCCGTGCCCAGGGTTACGGCGACCAGCAAGAGCGCCACCGCCCCGCTCAACATGGCACCATCGCGCTGCAGAAAGGAGATGGCGCCGACCAGCACGGCAGGCGCCAGACCAGTGTAGAATTCGCCCTCTTCCACCAGCGGCAGGCGAAAGCGGATCGGCATCCACAATATGCCGGCCACGGCGCCGACGAGCGCCAGGCGAGGCAACAGAGGAAGAAAGCGAACCCCCATGTAACCGGTCGCGAGCACGACCAGCGACAAGAGGGCATAAATCAGCCAGAGTAGTGGCATTGAATCGGAAACCAGCATGGTATCTCCCGTGTGCGTCACCTGCGACGCACGATGGTAATGAACATCCTCGATTATGGTACACCGCACCACATGAAAGCACAGCCGCCTAGTGACAACTCATCTTCCGAGACACCCACACCAGTCAACCGGTTCCGGCGCAAGCAGGACCCGCATTGGCACTGGCTCGAGCAGCGCGACGAGGCACAGGTAAGCGAGTTTCTGGAGGCGGCCAATGCCGAGTGCGCGGCGTGGTTCACTCCTCTCGCCTCGTTGGAGGAGGCTCTCTACCGCAGCCACCTTGCGCGTCGGGAGCTGGCCGTGACCGGGCTTGCCACGCCGCTGGACCATTTCACCTACTGGAGCGAAACCGCCGCCGAGGCCGATTACCCCCGCTGGTGGCGCCACCCCCTCGCGCGACCTGATGCCAAAGAGTGCTTTCTCGATCTGGAAGCGCGGGCCAGCGAATGCGACTTTCTCGAGCTTGGCGAAATGGCGCTGTCGCCCGACGAGCACTGGCTCGCCTGGACGGAGGATACCAGCGGCAACGAGTACTTCGAGCTGTTCCTCAAGCACCTACCGGACGGCGAGCCGCAGCGGGTACTCGGCGAGATCGGGCCTGAGCTGACCTGGGCCGAGGACAACCGCACCCTGCTCTTCACCCGCTACGATGCCACTCAGCGTCCCGACAGCATCTGGCGGCTAAGCTTCGATGCCGACGGTAAGCCCGGCGAGGCGGTGCTGATACTGCGTGAGGAGGATCCCGAATTCTGGCTCGGCCTGGGCAAGACGCGCTCCCGGCAATGGCTAGTGCTTGAGAGCGCCTCCAAGGACACCAGCGAGTGCCATCTGATTCCCGCCCACTCGCCCCAGTCAGCGCCCTGTTGCTTCCGCCCCCGCGAAAGCGGCGTGGAGTACGGCATCGACCATCGACCGGGGCATTTCTACATTCAGCACAATCGCGAGGCGCCGCACTTCCGCCTCGATGTGGCAACGGAGGGCTCACCACAGACGTGGCTGCCATTGCTGCCGCATCGCCAGGATCACACCTTGGAGGGAGCGGACGCCTTCGCATGGGGCCTAATCGTCACCGAACGCGACCATCAGCAGGCACAGGTGCATCTACGGGTGATCGAACTTGACGATGCGCATGCCATTATCCGCGACGAGCGCCTGCCGCTGCCGGAGGCGCCCTGCAGCCTGATGCTCGGCGACACGCCACATTTCGCCTCGCGGCGGCTGAGGCTGCGCGAGGAATCCTTTACCCTGCCGGTGCGCTGGATCGAGCACGACCTGGATAGCGGCGAGCGACAACTGCTCAAGGTCCAGCCGCTGCATGGCGATCTGCAGCCGGAGCAGTTGGCCTGCCAACGGCTGTGGGCCGAATCGCATGACGGAGAACGCGTACCCGTCTCGATCGTGGCCCGCGCCGACCTGCTCGGTCGCAAGCCTCTTCCCACCCTGCTGTACGGTTATGGGGCCTACGGCGAGGTGCTCGATCCCTGGTTCTCCATGGCGCGCCTTGAGCTGCTGGCACGGGGCGCGGCCTTTGCCGTGGCTCACGTGCGGGGTGGTGGGGATCGCGGCGAGCCCTGGTACCTGGCGGGTAAACTCGAACACAAGGAGAACAGCTTTCGCGACTTTCTCGCCGCCCGCGATGCGCTGGTCGAGACGGGCTTGAGCGATGCCCAGCGCATTGCCGCCTATGGCGCCAGCGCCGGTGGGCTGCTGGTCGGCGCCAGCCTCAACATCGCGCCGCACGCCTTCTGCGCCGCCGTCCTCGATGTACCCTTCGTCGATGTACTACGGACCATGGAGAATCCAGACCTGCCGCTGACCACCGCCGAGTATACCGAGTGGGGCAATCCCGACGAACCCGCCGCGCGTCACCGCATTCGCAGCTACTCGCCACTGGACAACCTAAGCGACCGCCCCTACCCCAGCGTTTTTCTTCAGGGCAGCTGGCACGATACCCGGGTGCCCTACTGGGAGCCGGCCAAACTCTATGCTCGCCTGACCGAGCTTGGCGCCAGCCACCCCGAGTCGGAGCGCCGCCCTGTCCTGCTACGCACCGACATGGCTGCCGGGCATGGCGGCGCCTCGGGACGCTTCAAGGCGTGGCGCGACAATGCCCGGCAGGATGCCTTCATTCTATGGGCGCTGGGGCTGGCCGACACCGAAGCGTCATGAGTCGATCGGCAGAATGGCGATGATATGCTCCTCGAGGTCCGCCTCGGGGACCTCGCGCTGCGAGACGGCGAAGCTCTGCACGCTGATGCCTTTGCGGTGCATGCGCTGCGAGTCGCCGGAGATCAACGGGTGCCAGCGTGCCAGCTTGCGCCCTTCGTAGACACGCCGGTAGCCACAGGAGCGCGGCAGCCAGCGAAAGTCCTCGACTCGCTCGGGCGTCAGTTGGATGCAGTCCGCCACCTTGTCGAAGCGGTTGTCGTAGTCGCCGCAGCGGCAGCTGCCGATATCGAGCAGTTCGCAGGCGACCTTGAGCACCGCGATATCGCCGCTCGCTTCATCCTGGATCTTCAGCAGGCAGCACTGCCCGCAGCCGTCGCACAGCGCCTCCCACTCCTGCTCTGTCAGCTCATCGAGCGGGAAACGTTCCCAGAAACGTTCGCGCATCCTCTCTCCTTGCGCTTGAGCGCGTCATCGAATGGCACGGCGAAACCGCATTCAATAGCGCGACTCGGTAGGGGTGCGATAGAGATCGAGCAGGTACTCCTCCTTGGCCGGCGGCATCTGCAGATAGAAGCCCTTGTCGCGGATGCTCGCCATCACATCGACGACGTTGGCGCGCGCCAGCGGCTTGCTTTCGCGCAGCAGCATCGTCGTTACCAGAATCGGCTTGCCGAAGTGCTCGAGAAGGGCCTCCGGCACTTCGCCTAGGCCGCGCTGCTTGTCGATATAGAGATACAGCTCATCCTT
This DNA window, taken from Halomonas sp. TA22, encodes the following:
- a CDS encoding class II glutamine amidotransferase, yielding MCELLGMSANVPTDICFSFTGFLTRGGGTGPHRDGWGIAFYEEGGYRDFRDPHPSADSPIARLICEYPIKSHVVISHIRQANVGQVRLANTHPFTREMWGRQWCYAHNGQLNGWSSLPLSFYRPVGDTDSEHAFCYLLGELRRHFSEPPKNPEDMWRYLHDGCLRLREMGVFNLLLSDGIYLYAFCSTKLAHITRRAPFGKASLSDAEMSVDFIEHTTDRDVVSVLATEPLTDNERWVRMTSGELLVWRDGEIVARQLA
- a CDS encoding vWA domain-containing protein, whose product is MMRVILAVGLSWLLLALAPLVAQAQAQAFQEPPSGDAPLLMIDRQADRDTVAEVRIIFDVSGSMRDNDPEQLGASALELLVALIPSGVHGGLWTFGVRVDNPLPVAPVDDAWREQALRLKPALVDYQPYTDIEAAVRQAGSRDDATTGEGQRHLIVMTDGMIDLPAAGQDKEARDAASRRTLTEQLAPALAEQGVVIHAVAFSPDADLALAEQLAQSTDGLASLAETPDALLRAFLDILQRIFPVDQVPLAEGRFDIDAQVDSFTALLFHEPDSPPLTLVAPDGTRYSRESRSGEVRRQSEPRFDLITVPSPQPGQWRIEGAIGSESRIGIASPLALRTGELPTTLYLGFALPLAAWLTEGDEMLEQEALPEDLRVQAELLGLPGNRQTATLLEPDGGRFVGVLPAPAQAGNARLVIEAASTAFQRQRVQAVNVLPAISAEVDDAQREVELRAEHPQLSVANTRLFAELQGEALNVATSGERRWRIELPTLPDETSVPLLLRAIVEFDGQEHELRLPRILLNAQANIGLDAALLEAPRLHAERLPSEPEPEVAEYTPPLADRVVNAINRLPRQAQALWQQAVPRLEQGARELGLDPQATSRWLVWALVALAFVVLLLGWRRRSQARHRSRRRRVPNV
- a CDS encoding S9 family peptidase — its product is MKAQPPSDNSSSETPTPVNRFRRKQDPHWHWLEQRDEAQVSEFLEAANAECAAWFTPLASLEEALYRSHLARRELAVTGLATPLDHFTYWSETAAEADYPRWWRHPLARPDAKECFLDLEARASECDFLELGEMALSPDEHWLAWTEDTSGNEYFELFLKHLPDGEPQRVLGEIGPELTWAEDNRTLLFTRYDATQRPDSIWRLSFDADGKPGEAVLILREEDPEFWLGLGKTRSRQWLVLESASKDTSECHLIPAHSPQSAPCCFRPRESGVEYGIDHRPGHFYIQHNREAPHFRLDVATEGSPQTWLPLLPHRQDHTLEGADAFAWGLIVTERDHQQAQVHLRVIELDDAHAIIRDERLPLPEAPCSLMLGDTPHFASRRLRLREESFTLPVRWIEHDLDSGERQLLKVQPLHGDLQPEQLACQRLWAESHDGERVPVSIVARADLLGRKPLPTLLYGYGAYGEVLDPWFSMARLELLARGAAFAVAHVRGGGDRGEPWYLAGKLEHKENSFRDFLAARDALVETGLSDAQRIAAYGASAGGLLVGASLNIAPHAFCAAVLDVPFVDVLRTMENPDLPLTTAEYTEWGNPDEPAARHRIRSYSPLDNLSDRPYPSVFLQGSWHDTRVPYWEPAKLYARLTELGASHPESERRPVLLRTDMAAGHGGASGRFKAWRDNARQDAFILWALGLADTEAS
- a CDS encoding YcgN family cysteine cluster protein translates to MRERFWERFPLDELTEQEWEALCDGCGQCCLLKIQDEASGDIAVLKVACELLDIGSCRCGDYDNRFDKVADCIQLTPERVEDFRWLPRSCGYRRVYEGRKLARWHPLISGDSQRMHRKGISVQSFAVSQREVPEADLEEHIIAILPIDS
- a CDS encoding YcgL domain-containing protein, coding for MSEDRLICEIFKSPRKDELYLYIDKQRGLGEVPEALLEHFGKPILVTTMLLRESKPLARANVVDVMASIRDKGFYLQMPPAKEEYLLDLYRTPTESRY